The following is a genomic window from Crossiella equi.
TCCGAGGAGCCCGCGCACGCCGTCGGCGAGCCGCGCAGCGCCGAGGACGTCGAAGCGGGCATCGTCGCGCTGTGGCGCGCGTACGGCCAGGCGAGGGAGCAGACGCTCCGCGACCGCCTGGTGCTGCACTACGCGCCACTGGTCAAGTACGTCGCGGGCCGCGTCGGCACCGGCCTGCCCTCCTACGTCGACGTCGCCGACCTCGTGCAGTCCGGCGTCTTCGGCCTGGTCGACGCGATCGAGAAGTTCGAGCCGGAACGCGGGCTGAAGTTCGAGACCTACGCGATGCAGCGCATCCGCGGCGCGATCCTGGACGACCTGCGCGCCCAGGACTGGGTCCCGCGCTCAGTCCGCAGCCGGGCCCGCGACGTCGAACGCGCCCTGGAACGTCTGGAAGCACGCCTGCAGCGCACGGCCACGGACCTGGAACTGGCCGACGAGCTGGGCGTGAGCAGCGACGAGCTGCGTGAACTGTTCGCCCAGCTCCAGCTCACCAGCGTGGTCGCCCTGGACGAACTGATCGCGGCAGGCCGCGGCACGGCCTCGCTGGCCGAGACCCTGCCGGACGACCGCGCCGAGGACCCGGTGGCGGCCCTGGTCGACCAGGACGGCCGCCGCCAGCTCGCGGACGCGATCGCCCAGCTCTCCGAACGCGACCGCGTCGTGGTCACCCTCTACTACTTCGAGAACCTGACCCTGGCCGAAATCGGCCGAGTCCTGGGCGTCACCGAATCCCGGGTCTGCCAGCTCCACACCCGGGCGGTCCTCCGCCTCCGCACGAAGATGGCCGAACAAGCCGAAGCCTGACCACCTCGCCCGGCAGCCACCCCAGGTGGCTCCAGGCACCGCCACCCGGCAAGGGACGAGCCGGGTGGC
Proteins encoded in this region:
- a CDS encoding FliA/WhiG family RNA polymerase sigma factor → MSTASSPQARPTHLGRTRRHGVDEGTAPRQGRGAGNPGGHGHKSAPASEEPAHAVGEPRSAEDVEAGIVALWRAYGQAREQTLRDRLVLHYAPLVKYVAGRVGTGLPSYVDVADLVQSGVFGLVDAIEKFEPERGLKFETYAMQRIRGAILDDLRAQDWVPRSVRSRARDVERALERLEARLQRTATDLELADELGVSSDELRELFAQLQLTSVVALDELIAAGRGTASLAETLPDDRAEDPVAALVDQDGRRQLADAIAQLSERDRVVVTLYYFENLTLAEIGRVLGVTESRVCQLHTRAVLRLRTKMAEQAEA